In one Carassius carassius chromosome 12, fCarCar2.1, whole genome shotgun sequence genomic region, the following are encoded:
- the LOC132155224 gene encoding U3 small nucleolar ribonucleoprotein protein IMP3-like has product MVRKLKFHEQKLLKKVDFINWEVDNNLHEVKVLRKYHIEKREDYTKYNKLSRNIRELAQKIRDLDEKDGFRAQSTALFLEKLYSVGLIPTKQNLSLTNEVCASAFCRRRLPTIMLKLRMAQNLKTAITFIEQGHIRVGPEIVTDPAFLVTRSMEDFVTWVDSSKIKQHVMNYNEERDDFDLIV; this is encoded by the exons ATGGTTCGTAAATTGAAGTTCCACGAGCAGAAACTCTTGAAGAAAGTCGATTTTATTAACTGGGAGGTTGACAACAATTTACACGAGGTTAAAGTGTTGAGAAAATATCATATTGAGAAGAGGGAAGATTACACCAA ATACAACAAACTTAGTCGAAATATCAGAGAATTGGCACAGAAAATACGAGACTTGGACGAAAAGGATGGTTTCAGAGCTCAAAGTACAGCCCTTTTCTTGGAAAAACT TTACAGTGTCGGTTTGATCCCCACCAAACAGAACCTGTCCCTCACGAACGAAGTCTGTGCTTCTGCATTCTGCAG GAGACGTCTTCCCACAATTATGCTGAAATTGCGTATGGCTCAGAACCTGAAGACTGCCATAACCTTCATCGAGCAGGGAC ATATTCGTGTTGGGCCTGAGATTGTCACTGATCCTGCTTTTCTCGTAACAAG GAGCATGGAAGACTTTGTCACATGGGTGGATTCATCCAAGATCAAACAACATGTCATGAACTACAACGAAGAG CGAGATGACTTTGACCTCATTGTCTAA